Proteins from a genomic interval of uncultured Desulfuromusa sp.:
- the hprK gene encoding HPr(Ser) kinase/phosphatase, with protein sequence MTKLTIQEILDEKEAGLDLELLSGAAGLSKTVSVPRIQKPGLALAGYTDSLHPDRVQIIGSTELSFLKMMPQEKAIEVLHNLCSNNLSCLIVTKNQQVPDYLIEHSEKGGTPLLRTRHLSSNFIALLTRFLEERLLPTSTLHGVLVDVLGLGVLLQGKSGVGKSECALELILRGHRLVADDIIKVRFKLPAVIFGEGMDLLHYHMEIRGLGILNIKHLFGVAAIRERKKIDLVVELVKWDDGKEYDRLGVDEKTFSIHGVELPFVRIPVAPGRNISTIVEVAARNQLLKEMGYHSAREFQELLEKRMAAAAHLHSHSIIGEDLE encoded by the coding sequence ATGACAAAGCTTACAATCCAGGAAATTCTTGATGAAAAAGAGGCGGGGCTTGACCTTGAACTGTTGTCAGGTGCCGCAGGATTGTCGAAGACCGTTTCCGTTCCGCGAATTCAGAAACCCGGTCTCGCTTTAGCCGGTTACACCGATAGCTTACATCCTGACCGCGTTCAGATTATTGGCTCGACGGAGTTGAGTTTTCTGAAAATGATGCCCCAGGAGAAAGCTATTGAAGTTCTGCATAACCTTTGCAGCAATAATCTTTCTTGCCTGATTGTCACTAAAAATCAACAAGTCCCGGATTATCTTATTGAGCATTCTGAGAAAGGGGGGACTCCCCTTTTACGTACCAGGCACCTCAGTTCCAATTTTATTGCACTGTTGACTCGTTTTCTTGAAGAGCGGTTGCTTCCGACCTCAACCCTGCACGGGGTTTTGGTTGATGTCCTTGGCCTTGGAGTTTTGCTTCAGGGGAAAAGTGGTGTCGGCAAAAGTGAATGTGCTCTAGAGTTGATTTTACGCGGTCATCGTCTGGTGGCTGATGATATTATCAAGGTAAGATTTAAGCTCCCTGCGGTCATTTTTGGGGAAGGGATGGATCTCCTTCATTACCATATGGAAATCCGGGGTTTGGGAATTCTTAATATTAAACATCTTTTTGGCGTTGCAGCCATCAGAGAACGTAAAAAAATAGATCTGGTGGTTGAATTGGTTAAGTGGGACGATGGGAAAGAATATGATCGTCTGGGAGTCGATGAGAAAACCTTTAGCATCCATGGGGTCGAATTGCCTTTTGTCCGGATACCCGTCGCACCAGGAAGGAATATCAGTACCATTGTTGAGGTGGCGGCGCGAAATCAGCTTTTGAAAGAGATGGGTTATCATAGTGCGCGGGAGTTTCAGGAGCTTTTGGAAAAACGCATGGCTGCCGCTGCTCATCTTCACTCTCACTCCATCATAGGAGAAGATCTGGAATGA
- the rapZ gene encoding RNase adapter RapZ has protein sequence MSRRLLIITGLSGSGKSTAARVVEDQGFFVVDNLPLVMLPDFMQRVGEGLNANADVAVVIDVRNRGFLTDYEKIFEQLEKDGYKLDILFFEAADSVLQRRYSETRRAHPLAESKTVQNGIDREREQVRMLRNCATQIIDSSNLNSRQLRDLMLAFLGEKHRSQLIVNLESFGYRYGLPPAADLVFDVRFLPNPYYIEELKPLTGLDPQLRQYVLSQPACRDFRQYLDPLLGFLLPHYRDEGKSYLTVAIGCTGGRHRSVSIVEDLYRSFPAPEVVLQLNHRDIDKG, from the coding sequence ATGAGTCGGCGACTGTTGATCATTACAGGTTTGTCCGGCTCAGGGAAGAGCACTGCAGCCCGCGTCGTTGAAGATCAGGGTTTTTTTGTTGTCGACAATTTGCCTTTGGTGATGTTGCCGGATTTTATGCAACGTGTTGGCGAAGGTCTGAATGCAAACGCTGATGTTGCAGTCGTTATTGATGTTCGGAATCGGGGGTTTCTGACAGATTATGAGAAAATTTTTGAACAGTTAGAGAAGGATGGATATAAACTGGATATTCTGTTTTTTGAAGCAGCAGATTCGGTATTACAGCGGCGTTATTCAGAAACCCGCCGAGCACATCCGCTGGCTGAATCAAAAACTGTTCAGAATGGAATAGATCGGGAGCGAGAACAGGTCCGTATGCTGCGGAACTGTGCAACCCAAATCATCGACAGTAGTAACCTGAATTCTCGGCAACTGCGAGACCTGATGCTGGCCTTCCTTGGGGAAAAGCACCGGTCACAACTGATCGTTAACCTTGAATCTTTCGGCTATCGCTATGGTTTGCCACCTGCCGCAGATCTGGTTTTTGATGTTCGTTTTTTACCTAATCCTTACTATATAGAGGAATTAAAGCCGCTGACAGGCTTGGATCCTCAGTTGCGTCAGTATGTTCTTTCACAACCGGCTTGTCGTGATTTCCGTCAGTATCTTGATCCTCTGCTTGGTTTTTTGTTACCCCATTACCGTGACGAAGGAAAAAGCTATTTAACCGTTGCCATTGGTTGTACCGGAGGGAGACATAGAAGCGTATCAATAGTTGAGGACCTCTATAGAAGCTTTCCTGCTCCGGAGGTTGTCCTGCAACTGAATCATCGTGATATTGATAAAGGGTAG
- a CDS encoding PTS system fructose subfamily IIA component yields the protein MIGIVLVTHAGLADELLHAAEMILGPIKDIAAVSISRDMGIETAKEKLEDALTLVSQNNTGVIILTDLFGGTPTNISAEFLQQGEVEILTGVNLPMLLKGVSSRHNQDLDGLTVLLKDYSQNAIMRPAELLRSVR from the coding sequence ATGATTGGTATAGTGCTTGTCACCCATGCTGGGTTGGCGGATGAACTCCTGCATGCCGCAGAAATGATACTCGGCCCGATCAAGGATATTGCTGCTGTCAGTATCAGCCGCGATATGGGAATAGAAACTGCCAAGGAAAAACTTGAGGATGCTTTGACGTTGGTGAGTCAAAATAATACCGGTGTGATTATTCTGACGGACTTGTTTGGTGGGACTCCCACAAATATCAGCGCTGAATTTCTTCAGCAAGGTGAGGTAGAAATTCTGACGGGGGTCAATTTGCCAATGTTGCTTAAAGGTGTCAGCTCACGCCATAATCAAGATTTGGACGGACTGACTGTCCTTCTCAAAGATTATTCTCAAAATGCAATTATGCGTCCTGCTGAACTGCTGCGTTCGGTTCGATAA
- a CDS encoding PTS sugar transporter subunit IIB — translation MKLVLARIDNRLIHGQVLEAWVPFVRADCIVVANDDIAQNPLKKMMMQVSVPSQIRVEIGTVAESVALLKSSRLDRCRVLLLFGTTADAVCAYREGLDLDRLNLGNLQADKGKARFSCTLFLNSTDLDDLELLDQAGIKITSRCIPADSERSWRKLIPVCKGKM, via the coding sequence ATGAAACTTGTACTGGCTCGCATTGATAACCGTTTGATTCATGGTCAGGTTTTGGAAGCCTGGGTTCCTTTTGTCAGGGCTGACTGTATTGTTGTTGCCAATGATGATATTGCCCAAAACCCCTTAAAAAAAATGATGATGCAGGTGTCAGTTCCCAGCCAGATTCGAGTTGAAATCGGTACTGTTGCAGAGTCTGTTGCCTTGTTGAAATCTTCCCGGCTTGATCGCTGTAGAGTTCTTTTGTTGTTCGGAACGACGGCTGATGCCGTCTGTGCTTATCGTGAGGGATTAGACTTAGATCGTCTGAATCTTGGTAATTTGCAGGCAGACAAAGGGAAAGCAAGATTCAGCTGTACCTTGTTTTTAAATTCGACTGATTTGGATGATCTGGAACTTCTGGATCAGGCCGGCATCAAGATTACATCTCGTTGTATCCCTGCTGATAGTGAGCGTTCCTGGCGTAAGCTGATTCCTGTTTGCAAGGGGAAAATGTAA
- a CDS encoding PTS sugar transporter subunit IIC has protein sequence MVFSLSIGALVSLICGLDRVAILQVMISRPIVAAPLTAFFLGEPLVGLQIGVMVELLWLARLPVGAAVPPDDTQVAISTSVLAIIMGKTLNTSEPELILLCLLIAIPLGKVGQYFDHYARQYNVQLTKKVDSALGRGALLGAELQHLRGLGSFSLAAIGTYTIILLGGLLAIPFLWPLLHQPLSFSSDWIQLALPLVGVAVILGTINVSRALTLFCASFCMAFLLMWLV, from the coding sequence ATGGTTTTCAGCTTGTCCATAGGCGCTTTGGTCTCTTTAATCTGTGGCCTGGATCGTGTCGCGATTCTACAGGTTATGATTTCCAGACCAATCGTTGCCGCGCCTCTGACTGCTTTTTTCCTCGGTGAGCCTCTGGTCGGCTTGCAGATTGGAGTCATGGTCGAGCTGTTATGGTTGGCCAGATTGCCGGTTGGGGCCGCAGTTCCTCCTGATGATACTCAGGTTGCCATTTCCACAAGTGTTTTGGCAATTATTATGGGCAAGACATTAAACACTTCAGAACCCGAGCTAATCCTCCTTTGTTTGCTGATTGCTATTCCGCTTGGCAAAGTTGGTCAATATTTTGATCACTATGCCAGGCAATACAATGTTCAATTGACAAAAAAAGTGGATTCAGCTCTCGGGCGGGGGGCATTGCTGGGAGCTGAATTACAACATTTGCGAGGACTGGGTAGTTTTTCTCTTGCGGCGATAGGAACCTACACGATCATTTTGCTGGGTGGGTTGTTAGCGATCCCTTTTCTCTGGCCTCTTCTGCATCAACCCTTGAGCTTCTCATCGGATTGGATTCAGCTGGCCCTGCCTCTGGTTGGTGTTGCTGTCATTTTGGGGACGATTAATGTCAGCAGAGCCCTGACTCTTTTCTGCGCCTCCTTCTGTATGGCTTTTTTGCTGATGTGGCTGGTGTAG
- a CDS encoding PTS system mannose/fructose/sorbose family transporter subunit IID, translating into MAIPRKTRFYIWFRLLLLQASWNFERLQGIGFFYSLLPGLRTLYRGEKLLAVSRRYAGYFNTHVYLAPMVAGAVLKLEEERALGDVDSTLEVDDFKEMVAAPYAAIGDALFWGGLRPLAAGIALFFAVKGILWAPLVFLLLYNILPTWFRTVFFVRGYRQGIKSVEFIQKHRLPDWAIHTKEAAVVVLGGLSAFMVFSHFNQVHFPTWLGMITLIPMVILVLVARKGFSTLLLVFLTVGSIFLIGLFGTDMVYLLKSWGIK; encoded by the coding sequence ATGGCGATCCCCAGAAAGACACGTTTCTATATCTGGTTTCGGTTGCTTTTGTTGCAGGCCAGTTGGAATTTTGAAAGGTTGCAGGGAATTGGTTTTTTCTATTCTCTTTTGCCGGGATTGCGGACGCTCTATCGAGGAGAAAAATTACTGGCCGTCAGTCGCCGGTATGCCGGTTATTTTAATACCCATGTTTATCTTGCTCCTATGGTCGCAGGTGCCGTTCTAAAGTTAGAAGAAGAACGAGCTCTGGGGGATGTTGATTCAACTCTGGAAGTTGATGATTTTAAGGAAATGGTTGCAGCGCCCTATGCGGCGATTGGCGATGCTCTTTTCTGGGGAGGTTTACGGCCGTTGGCCGCAGGAATTGCCCTTTTCTTTGCAGTGAAAGGGATTCTTTGGGCTCCTCTGGTTTTCCTTCTGTTGTACAATATTTTGCCGACCTGGTTTCGAACTGTTTTTTTTGTTCGCGGCTATCGCCAAGGGATAAAATCTGTTGAGTTTATCCAAAAACACAGGTTGCCTGATTGGGCTATCCATACGAAAGAGGCCGCAGTCGTTGTGCTTGGCGGTCTGAGTGCTTTTATGGTTTTTTCTCACTTTAATCAGGTTCATTTTCCGACCTGGCTGGGGATGATAACTCTCATACCGATGGTTATATTGGTACTCGTGGCACGAAAAGGTTTCTCTACACTGCTTTTAGTTTTTTTAACTGTGGGGAGCATTTTTCTGATCGGTTTGTTTGGGACTGATATGGTTTATTTGTTGAAATCCTGGGGGATAAAATAG
- a CDS encoding HPr family phosphocarrier protein: protein MQNQSFTIKNRLGLHARAAAQFVQTANKFSSEVALVKDGVEVNGKSIMGILLLAAPQGTDISVTVDGVDEEQAMKIIAELIEDGFGED from the coding sequence ATGCAAAATCAAAGCTTCACAATAAAAAATCGACTTGGATTACATGCCAGGGCAGCAGCTCAATTCGTACAGACAGCCAATAAGTTCAGTTCTGAGGTCGCTTTGGTCAAAGATGGTGTTGAGGTAAACGGTAAGAGTATCATGGGGATTTTGCTTCTTGCCGCACCACAGGGAACAGATATTTCCGTGACGGTTGATGGTGTAGATGAAGAGCAGGCAATGAAAATTATTGCAGAATTGATCGAGGATGGTTTTGGGGAAGATTAA
- the ptsP gene encoding phosphoenolpyruvate--protein phosphotransferase → MVLGKIKLAIDTYLVGIGVSPGIAIGKVNLIDQRPLVDQSLIAISEVDAEISRFQKAVDRGREQLQKIKKTVSKQPHLREHLYILDTHLLILEDEMLVEGTKKEIRAQVNAEGALTRVLEQLRALFDNIDDEYLRERRSDVDAVGDRLLRILSGVSERNIGNIGSKSLVVAHDLSPAETMQMDRSNVLGFITDKGGRTSHTAILARSLDIPAVVGLESVTSMVADEMPVIIDGSSGVVILKPSEETLKEYQERKQSYDYLEQDLEKYRDLPSVTTDQVRVPLRGNLEIASDVIQIKKHAAEGIGLYRTEFLYLGRSEPPDEDEQYQSYCEILKQANGESVTIRTLDIGGDKFVPELNLEDEANPAMGLRAIRFSLHEERLFKVQLRAILRASSCGHVRVLFPMISGVAEIRACKKMISDIQAQLDEEGIPYDPDLAIGIMIETPSAVMISSLLAQEVDFFSVGTNDLIQYFLAVDRGNEHVAYLYDPLHPAILRALKMTCDAADEAGIEVCICGEMAGESLYALVLVGLGFHELSMNPACVPRVKRVLRQVSKHDGEDLVKQLLSLSTSKEVSTIIEQEMRKRLPVLFSQPPI, encoded by the coding sequence ATGGTTTTGGGGAAGATTAAACTAGCCATAGATACGTACCTTGTTGGAATCGGAGTTTCTCCGGGGATTGCTATCGGAAAAGTTAATCTGATAGATCAGCGCCCTCTGGTAGATCAGTCTTTAATCGCGATTTCTGAGGTGGATGCTGAAATATCACGTTTTCAGAAAGCGGTTGATCGGGGTCGGGAACAGCTGCAGAAAATAAAAAAAACGGTTTCGAAGCAGCCTCATTTACGTGAACATCTATATATTCTTGATACCCATTTGCTCATCCTTGAAGATGAAATGTTGGTCGAGGGCACTAAAAAAGAGATCCGTGCTCAGGTTAATGCTGAGGGTGCGTTGACACGAGTGTTGGAGCAACTGCGAGCCCTGTTTGACAATATTGATGACGAGTATTTACGTGAAAGACGTTCTGATGTTGATGCTGTTGGAGACCGTCTGCTGCGGATATTGAGCGGAGTCAGTGAGCGGAACATCGGCAATATCGGGAGTAAATCTCTTGTGGTTGCCCATGACTTGTCCCCGGCTGAAACGATGCAGATGGATCGTTCCAACGTTCTTGGATTTATAACTGATAAAGGTGGTCGTACCTCCCACACGGCCATTCTTGCGCGTTCATTGGACATTCCTGCTGTTGTCGGTCTGGAATCCGTGACATCAATGGTGGCTGATGAGATGCCGGTTATTATTGATGGTTCTTCCGGCGTCGTTATTCTCAAGCCTTCAGAAGAGACTCTCAAGGAATATCAGGAACGTAAGCAGTCTTATGATTATCTGGAGCAAGACCTTGAGAAATATCGGGATCTGCCATCCGTCACCACGGATCAGGTTCGCGTCCCTTTGCGCGGCAATCTTGAGATTGCCAGTGATGTTATCCAGATAAAAAAACATGCAGCTGAAGGAATAGGACTCTATCGAACTGAATTCCTCTATCTTGGTCGTAGTGAACCCCCTGATGAGGACGAACAATATCAATCCTATTGTGAGATTCTTAAACAGGCAAACGGTGAGTCCGTGACCATAAGAACGCTTGATATCGGCGGGGATAAATTTGTTCCTGAGCTTAATCTGGAGGATGAAGCCAATCCGGCAATGGGGTTGCGGGCCATTCGCTTTTCTCTGCATGAAGAGCGACTGTTTAAAGTTCAGTTGCGAGCAATATTAAGAGCTTCCAGTTGTGGCCATGTGCGGGTTTTGTTTCCAATGATCAGTGGTGTTGCTGAAATCAGGGCATGCAAAAAAATGATCAGTGATATCCAGGCCCAACTAGACGAAGAGGGGATTCCCTATGATCCCGATCTTGCCATTGGTATTATGATTGAAACGCCTTCAGCGGTGATGATTTCTTCCCTGTTGGCACAAGAAGTTGATTTCTTTTCGGTGGGAACCAATGATCTGATTCAGTATTTTCTTGCTGTAGATCGTGGAAATGAGCACGTCGCTTATCTTTATGATCCCTTACACCCTGCTATTTTACGAGCTTTGAAAATGACTTGCGATGCTGCCGATGAAGCTGGGATTGAGGTTTGTATCTGTGGTGAGATGGCGGGTGAATCGCTTTATGCTCTCGTCCTCGTTGGTTTGGGGTTTCATGAACTGTCTATGAATCCTGCCTGTGTTCCAAGGGTCAAGCGGGTTTTACGTCAAGTTTCCAAGCATGATGGCGAAGATCTGGTCAAACAATTATTATCGTTGTCGACAAGTAAAGAAGTCTCTACAATTATTGAGCAAGAAATGCGTAAACGGTTGCCTGTTCTTTTTTCGCAACCTCCAATTTAA
- the metK gene encoding methionine adenosyltransferase, translating to MTDFLFTSESVGEGHPDKVADQISDAVLDAILEQDPKARVACETLVTTGMAVIAGEITTTAYADLPAIVRQTIKDIGYNDSAIGFDYKTCAVLTSIDQQSPDISQGVSEGEGLFVEQGAGDQGLMFGFACDETPELMPMPITLAHKLTQKLAEVRKSNLLDFLRPDSKSQVSIQYIDDQPTRIDTVVISTQHSPDVSYEDLKDAVIEEVIKPLLPANLLDNNTRYLINPTGRFVVGGPMGDCGLTGRKIIVDTYGGQGSHGGGAFSGKDPSKVDRSASYMARYIAKNIVAAGLASKCEVQLAYAIGVADPVSVMINAFGTGKVSSNKIAEIVRDEFDMRPAAIIKQLDLLRPIYRQTAAYGHFGRELPGFTWEVTDRVDSLRSRAGL from the coding sequence ATGACCGACTTTTTATTTACTTCTGAATCCGTAGGAGAGGGGCATCCTGATAAGGTGGCGGATCAGATTTCTGACGCTGTTCTGGATGCAATTCTGGAACAGGATCCCAAAGCTCGAGTAGCCTGTGAAACATTGGTAACAACCGGTATGGCTGTGATAGCAGGGGAAATAACGACAACAGCTTATGCCGATTTGCCGGCCATTGTTCGGCAAACCATTAAAGACATCGGCTACAACGATTCGGCTATTGGCTTTGATTATAAAACCTGTGCGGTACTGACCTCGATTGACCAGCAATCTCCCGATATCTCTCAAGGGGTCAGTGAAGGTGAGGGCCTTTTTGTCGAACAGGGTGCTGGTGATCAGGGGTTGATGTTTGGCTTTGCCTGTGATGAAACCCCTGAACTTATGCCAATGCCGATAACTCTGGCCCATAAGTTAACGCAAAAACTGGCTGAAGTTCGTAAAAGCAATTTACTCGATTTTTTGCGTCCAGACAGTAAATCCCAGGTCTCAATACAGTATATTGATGACCAGCCTACACGCATTGATACGGTTGTTATTTCAACTCAACACAGCCCCGATGTTTCGTACGAGGATCTGAAAGATGCTGTGATTGAAGAAGTGATCAAACCTCTTCTGCCGGCCAATCTTCTGGATAACAACACCCGTTACCTTATCAATCCAACGGGCCGTTTTGTTGTCGGTGGCCCGATGGGTGATTGTGGTTTGACGGGACGTAAAATTATTGTTGATACTTATGGTGGCCAAGGATCTCACGGTGGTGGAGCCTTTAGCGGCAAGGATCCGTCTAAGGTTGATCGCAGTGCCTCCTATATGGCGCGTTATATTGCGAAGAATATTGTTGCTGCCGGGTTGGCGAGCAAATGCGAAGTTCAACTGGCCTATGCGATTGGTGTTGCTGACCCGGTTTCGGTGATGATCAACGCTTTTGGTACCGGAAAGGTCTCATCGAATAAAATTGCAGAAATTGTTCGGGATGAATTTGATATGCGGCCTGCTGCTATCATCAAACAGCTTGACCTTCTGCGACCAATTTACCGGCAAACAGCAGCCTATGGTCATTTTGGGCGGGAATTGCCCGGATTTACCTGGGAAGTCACAGATCGCGTTGATTCACTTCGCTCTCGAGCCGGACTCTGA
- a CDS encoding carbon-nitrogen hydrolase, with the protein MRLLKTALVQQSCTADQEENISRSCEKIRLAASQGAQLIILQELHCSRYFCQTEDVTNFDLAVTIPGTRTQSFGLLAKELEIVLVISLFEKRAAGLYHNTAVVLEKDGTIAGTYRKMHIPDDPGYNEKFYFTPGDLGFTPIQTSLGKLGVLVCWDQWYPEAARLMALAGAEVLIYPTAIGHDQRDSQEEQKRQTAAWITVQQGHAIANGIPTIAVNRVGYEADPTQTTAGINFWGNSFVAGCQGEILAQASADSEEVLCVNINLDQSEKVRQIWPFFRDRRIDQYQEISKRFRD; encoded by the coding sequence GTGAGGCTTTTAAAAACCGCCTTAGTGCAACAAAGCTGTACAGCTGATCAAGAGGAAAATATCAGCAGAAGCTGCGAGAAAATCAGACTGGCAGCATCCCAAGGAGCTCAGCTGATCATCTTGCAGGAATTACATTGCAGTCGGTATTTTTGTCAAACAGAAGATGTGACTAATTTTGACCTGGCAGTAACTATTCCGGGAACAAGAACCCAAAGCTTTGGTCTGTTGGCAAAAGAACTAGAAATCGTTCTGGTTATTTCACTGTTTGAAAAACGTGCCGCGGGATTGTACCACAATACTGCGGTTGTTCTTGAGAAAGACGGAACAATTGCAGGAACTTATCGGAAAATGCATATCCCCGATGATCCGGGTTATAATGAAAAGTTCTATTTTACCCCCGGAGATTTGGGCTTCACGCCCATCCAAACTTCGCTGGGAAAACTGGGCGTCTTGGTCTGCTGGGATCAATGGTACCCTGAAGCGGCTCGACTCATGGCTCTTGCGGGAGCAGAAGTACTGATCTATCCCACCGCCATCGGGCACGACCAAAGAGATAGTCAAGAAGAACAAAAACGCCAGACGGCTGCCTGGATAACGGTACAACAGGGGCACGCAATAGCCAATGGGATACCAACCATTGCGGTCAATCGGGTTGGCTATGAAGCCGATCCAACTCAAACTACGGCGGGAATAAATTTCTGGGGGAACAGCTTTGTTGCAGGATGTCAGGGAGAAATACTCGCTCAGGCAAGTGCAGACAGTGAAGAGGTTTTATGTGTCAATATCAATCTGGACCAGAGTGAAAAAGTCAGACAGATCTGGCCTTTTTTCCGAGATCGGCGGATTGATCAGTATCAGGAAATTTCAAAACGTTTTCGTGATTAA
- a CDS encoding agmatine deiminase family protein, whose protein sequence is MSDSTTLRLPAEWEPQDAVLLAWPHEQTDWHPILDQVTKVYTELIRQISRFEIVIVISPDQQIVRDALKKSEFDCSRLVHVQINTNDTWIRDFGPFTLYSNNRPLFLDFTFNGWGLKFPADKDNQVTQQLHNTGIFRQTPKTSIDLVLEGGSIEADGCGTILTTSACLLNPNRNQHMDKQALESFFSQQFGSDHFLWLDHGWLAGDDTDSHIDTLARLCPDDTILYVHCNDKEDEHYSELKKMEQQLQSFKTKKGAPYRLIPLPWPRASYNDGERLPASYANFLIVNKAVLVPTYNDPADNLAIETVSKAFPDREIIGVDCRPLIKQHGSLHCVTMQLPQGVLS, encoded by the coding sequence ATGAGTGATTCAACGACACTACGCCTCCCTGCCGAATGGGAACCGCAAGATGCTGTTCTTCTGGCCTGGCCCCATGAACAGACGGATTGGCACCCCATTCTCGATCAGGTGACAAAAGTCTATACTGAGCTCATACGCCAGATCAGTCGATTTGAAATCGTTATTGTGATCTCACCGGATCAACAAATTGTTCGAGATGCCCTGAAAAAATCGGAATTTGACTGCTCTCGTCTTGTTCACGTTCAAATTAACACCAACGACACCTGGATACGTGACTTCGGACCATTCACCCTTTACTCCAATAACAGACCTCTCTTTCTTGATTTTACTTTCAACGGCTGGGGACTGAAATTTCCCGCTGACAAAGATAATCAGGTTACGCAGCAATTACACAATACGGGGATTTTCAGACAAACCCCGAAAACATCTATTGATTTGGTTCTGGAAGGAGGCAGCATTGAAGCCGATGGTTGTGGGACCATCCTCACCACATCCGCCTGCCTTCTTAATCCCAACCGCAATCAGCACATGGACAAACAAGCCCTTGAATCATTCTTTTCACAACAATTCGGAAGTGATCACTTTCTCTGGCTCGACCACGGCTGGTTAGCTGGAGATGATACGGATTCACACATCGACACCCTGGCTCGATTGTGCCCGGATGACACAATTCTTTACGTTCATTGTAACGACAAAGAGGACGAACATTATTCAGAACTGAAGAAAATGGAGCAACAGCTTCAAAGCTTCAAAACCAAAAAAGGAGCCCCCTATCGGCTCATCCCGCTTCCCTGGCCTCGGGCCTCCTATAATGATGGTGAGCGCTTGCCGGCATCCTATGCAAACTTCTTGATTGTCAACAAAGCAGTGCTGGTTCCGACCTATAATGATCCGGCGGACAATCTGGCTATAGAAACTGTCAGCAAAGCTTTCCCGGATCGAGAAATTATTGGTGTTGACTGCCGTCCTTTAATCAAACAACATGGTTCTCTTCACTGTGTAACCATGCAACTACCTCAGGGAGTTCTGTCGTGA
- a CDS encoding peptidylprolyl isomerase — translation MSTQPIVEMQTNKGNIIIELNAEKAPISTANFLSYVRDNFYEKTIFHRVIPNFMIQGGGFTPEMGQKKTNSEIKNEADNGLKNLRGSLAMARTQIVDSASSQFFINLADNDFLNHQGKTPNSYGYAVFGQVIQGMDVVDEIAKVDTGNSGHHQDVPKEAVIIEKVSVQEATDTE, via the coding sequence ATGAGCACGCAGCCAATTGTGGAAATGCAAACCAACAAAGGGAATATTATTATTGAATTAAATGCTGAAAAAGCCCCGATCAGTACTGCAAACTTCCTCAGCTACGTTCGTGACAACTTCTATGAAAAAACCATTTTTCACCGGGTTATCCCAAACTTTATGATCCAGGGGGGAGGATTTACCCCTGAAATGGGACAGAAAAAAACCAACAGTGAAATTAAAAACGAAGCTGACAACGGGTTAAAAAATCTCCGGGGATCTCTTGCCATGGCACGGACTCAAATTGTTGACAGCGCCAGCAGTCAGTTTTTTATCAACTTAGCCGACAACGATTTTCTCAATCACCAGGGAAAGACTCCCAATAGTTATGGCTATGCCGTTTTTGGACAAGTGATTCAAGGAATGGACGTCGTGGATGAAATTGCAAAAGTCGACACTGGAAATAGCGGACATCACCAGGATGTTCCAAAAGAGGCCGTTATCATCGAAAAAGTATCAGTCCAGGAAGCAACGGACACAGAATAA